In Carya illinoinensis cultivar Pawnee chromosome 9, C.illinoinensisPawnee_v1, whole genome shotgun sequence, the following are encoded in one genomic region:
- the LOC122275426 gene encoding trihelix transcription factor GT-3b-like, whose protein sequence is MERHHLHPRPHQQQHQHHISVNVDASDRFPQWSIHETKEFLIIRAELDQTFMETKRNKVLWEVISTKMKEKGYNRSAEQCKCKWKNLVTRYKGCETKEAEPMRQQFPFYNEVQAIIAGRMQRMLWAEAEVGASGSKKKAVHLSSDDELDNEDSEGEKASSSRKKIKKGKGNINIGSSSGGISGNIKDLREILDDFMKQQMQMEAQWREAFDARENERRLKEMEWRQTMEALESERIMMEQRWREREEQRRMREEARAERRDSLITALLNKLRREDM, encoded by the exons ATGGAGAGACATCATCTTCATCCTCGTCCTCATCAGCAGCAGCATCAGCATCATATCAGTGTTAACGTCGACGCGAGTGATAGATTTCCTCAATGGAGTATTCACGAGACAAAGGAGTTTTTGATAATCCGAGCAGAGCTCGATCAAACTTTCATGGAAACGAAGAGGAATAAGGTTCTGTGGGAAGTTATTTCCACAAAGATGAAAGAAAAGGGTTACAATCGCAGCGCTGAGCAGTGCAAGTGCAAGTGGAAGAACCTCGTTACACGTTATAAG ggGTGTGAGACAAAGGAAGCTGAACCGATGCGGCAACAATTCCCATTTTACAATGAAGTTCAAGCGATTATCGCTGGAAGGATGCAGAGAATGCTATGGGCTGAAGCGGAAGTAGGAGCAAGCGGGTCAAAGAAGAAAGCGGTCCATCTATCATCGGACGACGAGTTAGATAACGAGGACAGTGAGGGAGAGAAGGCCAGTAGCTCCaggaagaagataaaaaagGGCAAGGGCAATATTAATATTGGAAGTAGCAGCGGTGGGATTAGTGGAAATATCAAGGATTTGAGGGAGATATTGGATGACTTCATGAAGCAACAGATGCAAATGGAAGCGCAATGGAGAGAGGCATTCGATGCGAGGGAAAACGAAAGAAGGTTGAAGGAGATGGAGTGGAGACAGACAATGGAAGCATTAGAAAGCGAGAGGATAATGATGGAGCAgaggtggagagagagagaggagcaaaGGAGGATGCGAGAGGAGGCTAGGGCCGAGAGGAGGGACTCTCTTATCACAGCTCTGCTAAACAAGCTCAGGCGAGAGGATATGTAG